In Dehalococcoidia bacterium, one genomic interval encodes:
- a CDS encoding SDR family oxidoreductase, with amino-acid sequence MSSNGRVALVTGAGTGIGKASALALLADGYSVALAGRRVAPLEETVAEAGADGERTIVVSTDVGDPASVKNLFAKTKEAFGRLDVTFNNAGTGAPPVLLEDLTYDQWMTVVNANLTGTFLCTQEAFHIMKSQDPMGGRIINNGSLSAYVPRPNSIPYTATKHAVTGMTRATSLDGRKYNIACSQVDVGNAATPMTERMHSGVPQAHGEVMVEPTMNVQHVADAVVYIANLPLDANVQFMTVMATQMPFIGRG; translated from the coding sequence ATGAGTTCAAACGGCAGGGTTGCGTTAGTTACGGGCGCGGGTACGGGAATAGGCAAGGCGTCGGCTCTGGCGCTGCTGGCAGATGGATACTCGGTCGCGCTTGCGGGTCGTCGGGTCGCCCCACTTGAAGAGACGGTGGCCGAGGCAGGTGCAGACGGTGAGAGGACGATAGTCGTCTCCACCGACGTAGGGGACCCGGCTTCGGTGAAGAACCTCTTCGCGAAGACCAAGGAGGCTTTCGGCAGGCTGGACGTGACATTCAACAACGCCGGAACCGGCGCTCCTCCTGTCTTGCTCGAGGACCTCACCTACGACCAGTGGATGACTGTGGTGAACGCCAACCTGACCGGAACGTTCCTGTGCACGCAGGAGGCGTTCCATATAATGAAGAGCCAGGACCCGATGGGTGGGCGGATCATCAACAACGGATCGCTGTCGGCGTACGTGCCGAGGCCGAACTCGATCCCGTACACCGCCACAAAGCACGCCGTGACCGGCATGACTCGCGCAACATCTCTGGATGGACGCAAGTACAACATCGCGTGCAGCCAGGTGGACGTCGGCAACGCTGCGACTCCCATGACCGAACGCATGCACTCGGGTGTGCCCCAGGCCCACGGCGAGGTGATGGTCGAGCCCACCATGAACGTGCAGCACGTCGCTGATGCAGTCGTGTACATCGCCAACCTGCCGCTGGACGCCAACGTCCAGTTCATGACTGTGATGGCGACTCAAATGCCGTTCATAGGCAGAGGCTAG